In Calditrichota bacterium, one DNA window encodes the following:
- a CDS encoding ABC transporter substrate-binding protein, which produces MTRVAKYAALLILLAGMAYLFKPEEQQRLTSAGRVRVEFWIATGAHEEFPVSVRLFNESQDSIEVVPVAIPWKENEKKILTAILSGNPPDVISQFSPIGRWAARRALMPLDGFLARDRFDTTVFYPPLWAEMKWEGKAFGIPSAGSCYGLFYNRRLFRQAGLDPDRPPRTWDELKRYAELLTVRDERGRIVQAGFIPNYSALAAAVVMAFQKGATFRSADLCSVRLDEAPVVEALRWTVDYYDHYGLAELTALQLSCGINEQHGFNSERVAMMILDNSHVNQIRRFAPRLDYGISLIPCDPGDRPATQVGSFWLAIPRGAKSAAAAWEFLKFTARVETQLQGFLAEKEPLVPSNRLVARERAFLERMPQMAVFDSLMYQGFGSSLLPLVHDVFWREYFLAMEMALNHRLSPEEALRQANRRVQKQLDEAAEYDQYVRKKMPWENNDQD; this is translated from the coding sequence ATGACGCGTGTGGCCAAATACGCGGCGCTGCTCATCCTGTTGGCCGGCATGGCCTATCTGTTCAAACCGGAGGAGCAGCAGCGGCTCACCTCCGCCGGGCGGGTGCGTGTGGAGTTCTGGATAGCCACAGGGGCGCATGAGGAGTTCCCCGTGTCGGTGCGGCTTTTCAACGAGAGCCAGGATAGCATCGAAGTGGTGCCGGTGGCCATTCCCTGGAAAGAGAACGAAAAGAAGATTCTCACTGCCATTCTCAGTGGCAATCCCCCTGACGTCATCTCCCAGTTCAGTCCCATAGGTCGTTGGGCGGCGCGCCGCGCGCTCATGCCCCTGGACGGCTTCCTCGCCCGTGACCGCTTCGACACGACGGTCTTTTATCCGCCCCTTTGGGCCGAGATGAAGTGGGAGGGCAAAGCCTTTGGCATCCCCTCAGCTGGGAGTTGCTATGGGCTCTTCTACAATCGCCGCCTGTTCCGCCAGGCAGGCTTGGATCCGGACCGGCCGCCGCGCACATGGGATGAGCTCAAGCGCTATGCCGAGCTGCTCACCGTGCGCGACGAACGCGGGCGCATCGTGCAGGCGGGCTTCATTCCCAACTACAGCGCCTTAGCGGCGGCTGTGGTCATGGCCTTTCAAAAGGGAGCCACCTTCCGCAGCGCCGACCTGTGCAGCGTCCGACTGGATGAGGCGCCGGTAGTGGAGGCATTGCGCTGGACCGTGGACTACTACGACCACTATGGCCTGGCCGAGCTCACTGCCTTGCAACTGAGCTGTGGCATCAACGAGCAGCATGGCTTCAACTCTGAGCGCGTGGCGATGATGATTCTGGACAACTCGCACGTCAACCAGATCCGGCGATTTGCGCCACGCCTGGACTATGGCATAAGCCTCATCCCCTGCGACCCGGGGGACCGGCCGGCGACACAGGTGGGGAGCTTCTGGCTGGCGATACCGAGGGGCGCCAAGTCAGCCGCGGCCGCCTGGGAGTTTCTCAAGTTCACGGCCCGCGTGGAGACGCAACTGCAAGGCTTCCTGGCGGAAAAGGAGCCTTTGGTGCCCTCCAACCGGCTGGTGGCGCGGGAAAGGGCCTTCTTGGAACGCATGCCACAGATGGCGGTCTTTGATAGCCTCATGTACCAGGGTTTTGGGAGCTCGCTCCTGCCTTTGGTGCACGACGTGTTCTGGCGCGAGTACTTCTTGGCGATGGAGATGGCCCTCAATCATCGGCTGTCGCCCGAGGAGGCAT
- a CDS encoding DUF4185 domain-containing protein, with the protein MRKVAAHTAEPKELKVARARDCGLLFADNAVRMIGQDCAYSIPLPRGEALWVFGDTLLGTFDECGRRLVERMPSSTGLLSASGLRSYRYLTGDDGYPRQLLPWLPEEDPERYRIWPLHGIFLHGRVYLYFVRVELLPGRCWPYKFDVAGTGLAVADYPELAFERLVRQDSTIWWAAHEPCYGAAVLPVFEEGIVYVYGTWLREGHHYCSITRVKAEQLDQPEAYEYLVSFAPEWSRKRQRAVPIMDGMPTEMSVSYNAYLGCYLAVHSWETTGKLVARTAPCPWGPWSQPQLLWTARVPLRNPLVYGGPLVYAGKEHPELAREQGRVIYLTFVEFEEYYPRLIEVTLE; encoded by the coding sequence ATGCGGAAAGTCGCTGCGCACACGGCAGAGCCAAAGGAGCTGAAGGTCGCCCGGGCACGCGACTGCGGCCTCCTCTTCGCCGACAATGCCGTCAGGATGATCGGCCAGGACTGCGCCTATTCCATCCCTCTTCCCCGTGGGGAGGCGTTGTGGGTCTTTGGGGACACGCTGCTGGGCACCTTCGACGAATGCGGACGGCGGCTGGTCGAGCGGATGCCATCCAGCACCGGACTGCTCAGTGCCTCTGGCCTGCGCAGTTACCGCTATCTCACCGGTGATGACGGATACCCGCGGCAGTTGCTCCCCTGGCTGCCTGAGGAAGACCCGGAGAGATACCGGATCTGGCCGCTGCACGGAATTTTTCTACATGGGCGCGTCTACCTCTACTTCGTGCGCGTGGAGCTGCTGCCAGGGCGATGCTGGCCGTACAAATTCGATGTGGCGGGCACTGGCTTGGCGGTTGCCGACTACCCCGAACTTGCGTTTGAGAGACTTGTCAGGCAAGACTCAACCATCTGGTGGGCCGCGCACGAGCCATGCTACGGAGCGGCAGTGCTTCCGGTCTTTGAAGAGGGAATCGTCTACGTTTATGGGACGTGGCTGCGCGAGGGCCATCACTATTGCAGCATAACGCGGGTAAAGGCTGAACAGCTTGACCAGCCGGAGGCTTACGAGTACTTGGTGAGCTTTGCCCCAGAATGGAGCAGAAAGCGACAGCGCGCAGTCCCCATCATGGACGGCATGCCCACAGAGATGAGCGTCTCCTACAACGCATATTTGGGTTGCTACCTGGCCGTGCACTCCTGGGAGACCACAGGCAAGCTCGTGGCGCGGACTGCCCCATGCCCATGGGGTCCGTGGAGCCAGCCGCAACTGCTGTGGACGGCGCGTGTACCTCTGCGCAATCCGCTGGTGTACGGCGGACCGCTTGTGTACGCGGGCAAAGAGCACCCGGAATTGGCCCGTGAACAGGGGAGAGTCATCTACCTGACGTTTGTGGAATTCGAGGAATACTATCCGCGGCTCATCGAGGTGACTTTGGAGTAG
- a CDS encoding PorV/PorQ family protein, whose amino-acid sequence MIRKAPLCILVLFWCCAVAQAQWDYGFEFSKAGSAGLQFLKIGVGGRETAMGDAALATTRGVNAIFWNPAGIAYVERAQAGFSHRNWLLDIRLSAAAAAVGWRKVGVLGISVIHMGVPEFQETTVLAQDGTGRMVHAGDLAVGLALARRFTNKLSMGGQVRYVREELDRDSFANVLVDFGAIYETGFRHLCLSVAAQHFGPDIRFLRDKFRMPLIFRIGLADDLLHTAAHRLTLAVDLLHPTDNRERVHFGMEYGLFGSLFLRGGYRSNSDLGAWSFGAGLRQELLGVDGAIDYSYADYGPIMGGVSSFTISFGF is encoded by the coding sequence ATGATACGCAAGGCGCCGTTGTGCATACTTGTCTTGTTCTGGTGCTGCGCGGTGGCACAGGCGCAGTGGGACTATGGCTTCGAATTCAGCAAGGCGGGCTCGGCAGGACTGCAGTTCCTGAAGATTGGCGTCGGCGGTCGGGAGACGGCCATGGGCGATGCGGCCTTGGCCACCACCAGGGGAGTCAACGCCATCTTTTGGAACCCGGCGGGGATCGCCTATGTGGAAAGGGCCCAGGCCGGCTTTTCCCACCGCAACTGGCTGCTTGATATTCGGCTGAGCGCGGCAGCGGCGGCAGTAGGATGGCGCAAGGTCGGTGTGCTGGGCATAAGCGTCATCCACATGGGAGTGCCAGAATTCCAGGAGACCACGGTGTTGGCGCAGGACGGCACCGGGCGCATGGTGCATGCGGGCGACCTTGCCGTGGGGCTGGCCTTGGCGCGCCGCTTTACCAACAAGCTCTCCATGGGCGGACAGGTGCGCTATGTGCGAGAGGAACTGGACAGAGACTCCTTTGCCAATGTCCTGGTGGACTTTGGCGCCATCTACGAAACGGGGTTCAGGCACCTGTGCCTTTCCGTGGCAGCACAGCACTTTGGCCCAGACATCAGATTCCTGCGCGACAAGTTCCGCATGCCGCTCATCTTCAGGATCGGCCTGGCCGACGACCTGCTGCACACCGCCGCTCACAGGCTCACTTTGGCGGTGGACCTCCTCCATCCTACGGACAATCGCGAGCGCGTGCACTTTGGCATGGAGTACGGGCTGTTCGGCAGCCTGTTTCTGCGCGGCGGCTACCGCTCCAACTCTGACCTCGGCGCCTGGTCTTTCGGCGCCGGCCTCCGCCAGGAGCTGCTCGGCGTGGATGGAGCCATCGACTACTCCTACGCCGATTATGGCCCCATCATGGGCGGGGTGAGCAGCTTTACCATCAGCTTTGGTTTCTGA